A single region of the Bacteroides luhongzhouii genome encodes:
- a CDS encoding glycoside hydrolase family 36 protein, which produces MKHFKKIESKLLFSLLIMSVWSIMAAGQTTAKISKHIPDIEKWIQKQFAKGKTPPFSFVCDGKPSGEFIRQWKYSQQKLESEEPDMIKYLFTYYNPTNGLKVECTVKGYPSYQAAEWVLNFTNEGTSNSPTLEQVKVVDLAMQYASKGEFKLHYADGNHISKYDFHPRSVTLAMGETKQMSPQGGRSSEGDYLPFFNIESPAGQGVVLGVGWSGTWYADVCAQNNQTISMASGMKTMKLYLRPQETIRTPSISLMFWESNDRMDGHNKFRRFVLAHKSRKINGKFAEYPLSSGFNYRDPAPCTEYSCLTADYAIAMVKRYIQFGLKPEIFWLDAGWNTDAADFEHGKTWANTAGNWTVDTLRFPKGLLPVADEIHKVGAKFMVWFEPERVIRGTQWAVEHPNWMLDIPEHNNDTYLLFDLGNPEACRWMSKYIGDMLEENGIDYYRQDFNMQPDIYWTANDEPGRTGMKEIRHIEGLYYFWDYLLNRFPNLLIDNCASGGRRIDWETIGRSAPLWRSDYYHYDDPDGYQCHTYGLNFFLPLHGTGSLQTDPYSFRSSVSSALIYNWKITDKNASVYEMQRCLKEFHEIRPYYYEDYYPLTGTEDMTRDSIWLAYQMHRPSDDSGIIVAFRRAASKDKQITVRLSGVNPDKYYTVTDMDTKQSKTYQGKELADQLVLMLEKPHSSLLLKYKVTNEKPNKE; this is translated from the coding sequence ATGAAACATTTCAAGAAAATCGAATCAAAACTTCTGTTCTCATTGCTGATAATGAGTGTGTGGAGTATCATGGCTGCAGGTCAGACGACAGCCAAAATTTCCAAACACATTCCTGATATCGAAAAATGGATTCAGAAACAATTCGCAAAAGGAAAAACACCTCCGTTCTCGTTTGTATGCGATGGAAAACCTTCTGGAGAATTTATCCGCCAATGGAAATATTCCCAGCAAAAGCTGGAGTCCGAAGAACCGGACATGATAAAGTATCTCTTTACCTACTACAATCCAACCAACGGATTAAAAGTAGAATGTACAGTAAAAGGTTACCCCAGTTACCAGGCTGCCGAATGGGTATTGAACTTTACCAACGAAGGGACGAGCAACTCCCCCACACTTGAACAAGTGAAGGTGGTAGACCTTGCCATGCAGTACGCTTCCAAAGGAGAATTCAAGCTACACTATGCTGACGGAAACCACATCTCCAAATATGATTTCCATCCACGTTCAGTTACCCTGGCAATGGGAGAAACCAAACAGATGTCTCCCCAGGGAGGACGCTCTTCAGAAGGCGACTATCTCCCCTTCTTCAACATCGAATCACCTGCCGGACAGGGAGTTGTATTAGGAGTGGGCTGGTCGGGCACCTGGTATGCAGATGTATGTGCACAGAACAACCAGACAATATCCATGGCTTCAGGAATGAAAACCATGAAATTATACTTACGCCCGCAAGAAACAATCCGTACTCCGAGCATCAGCCTGATGTTTTGGGAAAGTAACGACCGGATGGATGGACACAACAAATTCCGCCGTTTTGTACTGGCACATAAGTCACGGAAAATTAACGGGAAATTTGCTGAATATCCTCTTTCCAGCGGATTTAATTACCGGGATCCCGCACCCTGTACCGAATACTCATGCCTGACAGCCGATTATGCCATCGCCATGGTGAAACGTTACATACAGTTCGGACTGAAACCGGAGATATTCTGGCTGGATGCCGGATGGAATACCGATGCCGCAGACTTTGAACATGGCAAAACCTGGGCCAATACAGCCGGCAACTGGACAGTGGATACTTTACGCTTTCCAAAAGGTCTTCTCCCTGTTGCAGACGAAATACACAAAGTAGGAGCCAAATTCATGGTCTGGTTCGAACCCGAACGCGTTATCCGTGGTACTCAATGGGCGGTGGAGCACCCGAACTGGATGCTCGATATCCCCGAACATAATAATGACACTTATCTGTTGTTCGACTTGGGAAATCCCGAAGCCTGTCGCTGGATGAGTAAATACATAGGCGATATGCTCGAAGAAAACGGCATTGACTATTATCGTCAGGATTTCAATATGCAGCCGGATATCTACTGGACAGCCAATGATGAACCCGGACGTACAGGAATGAAAGAAATACGCCACATCGAAGGATTATACTACTTCTGGGATTATTTGCTAAACCGTTTCCCTAACCTGCTCATAGACAACTGTGCCAGTGGCGGACGACGCATTGACTGGGAAACAATCGGCAGAAGCGCACCGCTATGGAGAAGTGATTATTATCATTACGACGACCCGGACGGATATCAATGTCACACGTATGGATTGAATTTTTTCCTGCCTCTACACGGAACAGGCAGTTTACAAACAGACCCATACTCTTTCCGTTCGAGTGTCAGCTCCGCTCTGATTTATAATTGGAAAATCACCGATAAAAATGCCTCTGTCTATGAAATGCAACGGTGTCTGAAAGAATTCCATGAAATCAGACCTTACTATTACGAAGACTACTATCCACTAACCGGTACAGAAGACATGACTCGGGATAGTATCTGGTTAGCCTATCAGATGCACCGTCCGTCAGACGACAGTGGAATTATCGTAGCTTTCCGCAGAGCTGCCTCTAAAGACAAACAAATTACCGTCAGACTTTCGGGAGTAAATCCGGATAAATACTATACAGTAACAGACATGGATACCAAACAGAGCAAAACCTATCAGGGAAAAGAACTGGCAGACCAGTTGGTACTCATGCTTGAAAAGCCGCATAGTTCCTTATTATTGAAATATAAAGTTACCAACGAAAAACCGAATAAAGAATGA
- a CDS encoding MFS transporter translates to MKKEISIVKMLSVMFGFFVMGFVDIVGITTSYVKNDFSHLTDTMVNLISLSCFLWFLVLSIPTGMLMNRIGRKRTVLLSFAFHVLAMCLPLIAYDFTAILIAFALIGIGNTLLQVSLNPLVTDVVANDKLTGTLTLGQFVKAVSSFLGPILAAWVAGSFFGWKMIFPIYAVLSLLALIWLWLTPIQEKQQEQKNISFKVTLELFKDKYILAFFIGILVLVGVDVGINMTFPKFLMERCGLPLTDAGMGNSVYFFARTVGAFLGGILLMKYSESKFYIYSVWIALAGLILMIVSTNLWFILGCVAIFGIGYANLFSIIFSLSLKRIPEKANEVSALLIVGVSGGAVLPPILGVITDSFHNQLSAIIVLAIVWCYLIGIMKKIKTT, encoded by the coding sequence ATGAAAAAAGAAATATCCATAGTAAAAATGCTCTCCGTCATGTTCGGATTCTTCGTTATGGGATTTGTAGACATTGTCGGAATAACCACGAGCTATGTGAAGAATGATTTTAGCCATCTCACAGACACAATGGTTAATCTCATCTCCTTATCCTGTTTCTTGTGGTTTCTGGTGCTTTCCATTCCTACCGGAATGTTAATGAATCGCATCGGACGCAAGAGAACAGTATTGCTTAGCTTCGCATTTCATGTATTAGCCATGTGTCTTCCACTCATTGCATACGACTTTACCGCTATATTAATTGCATTCGCCTTGATAGGTATCGGCAATACTTTACTGCAGGTTTCACTCAACCCATTAGTAACGGATGTTGTTGCAAACGACAAGTTGACAGGTACATTGACTTTGGGACAGTTTGTGAAGGCAGTCAGCTCATTCCTGGGTCCTATCCTGGCAGCCTGGGTGGCCGGTAGCTTCTTCGGATGGAAAATGATATTCCCCATTTATGCCGTACTGTCATTACTCGCTCTGATATGGTTATGGCTTACTCCGATACAAGAGAAGCAACAGGAGCAAAAGAACATTTCCTTCAAAGTCACCCTCGAATTATTCAAAGACAAATACATTCTTGCCTTTTTCATTGGCATCCTCGTACTGGTAGGTGTAGACGTAGGTATCAATATGACTTTTCCCAAGTTTCTGATGGAACGTTGTGGCCTGCCACTGACCGATGCCGGAATGGGCAACAGTGTCTATTTCTTCGCCCGTACTGTCGGAGCCTTTCTGGGCGGCATCCTGTTAATGAAATATTCAGAAAGTAAATTCTATATTTATAGTGTCTGGATAGCCCTCGCAGGATTGATCCTGATGATTGTAAGCACTAACCTATGGTTTATCCTCGGGTGTGTGGCGATTTTCGGAATCGGATATGCCAATCTGTTTTCCATCATCTTCTCTCTGTCCTTGAAACGCATCCCCGAAAAAGCGAATGAGGTATCGGCTCTTCTGATCGTCGGTGTGTCCGGCGGTGCGGTCCTTCCTCCTATTTTAGGAGTAATTACCGATTCATTCCACAATCAGTTATCCGCAATTATAGTCCTTGCTATTGTATGGTGCTACCTGATCGGAATAATGAAAAAAATAAAAACTACATAA
- a CDS encoding SIS domain-containing protein has translation MKELIETTLEEARQTLESFLGEATTVGVISQAASACAEALKAGNKIISCGNGGSLCDATHFAEELTGRYRNNRIPLPAIAINDPAYMTCVGNDFSFNDIFSRYVEAMGCKGDVLLAISTSGHSENILKAAVQAHSNGMKVIALTSKGENELSRLADIAVCAPRAAHSDRIQEIHIKVIHILIQAIEAELGFE, from the coding sequence ATGAAAGAGCTTATTGAAACAACACTGGAAGAAGCCCGGCAGACGTTAGAAAGTTTTCTAGGAGAAGCAACGACAGTCGGGGTTATTTCACAGGCAGCCTCTGCCTGCGCCGAAGCACTAAAAGCCGGGAATAAGATCATCAGCTGCGGCAACGGAGGCTCCTTATGTGACGCCACCCACTTTGCAGAAGAACTGACCGGACGTTACCGCAACAACCGAATCCCCCTACCGGCTATTGCAATCAATGACCCTGCCTACATGACCTGTGTGGGAAACGACTTCTCGTTCAACGATATATTCTCAAGATACGTAGAGGCTATGGGGTGTAAAGGAGATGTATTATTGGCCATCAGCACAAGCGGACATTCCGAAAATATTCTGAAAGCTGCCGTACAAGCACACAGCAATGGAATGAAGGTGATAGCGCTGACTTCAAAAGGAGAGAATGAACTGTCCCGACTGGCAGACATCGCAGTCTGCGCACCACGAGCAGCACATTCCGACAGGATACAAGAAATTCACATCAAAGTGATCCACATTCTGATTCAGGCAATTGAAGCAGAATTAGGCTTTGAATAA
- a CDS encoding ROK family protein — protein MKENMLGIDVGGTKCAIIYGIKENDELHIIDKKKFDTTTVDETIARILCETEKMMQLHQLTPTNTKAIGICCGGPLNSETGIVMSPPNLPGWDNIPIVEMVEKRMGVKTSLHNDANACALAEWKFGAGKGTKNMVFLTFGTGLGAGLILNGKLYTGTNDNAGELGHIRLSDFGPVGYGKKGSFEGFASGGGIAQLSKMYVMEKLQTGQKVEWCTLQELDQLTARKVAEEAAKGDKLAQSIYETSAIYLGKGLSMVIDILNPEVIVIGGIYTRNKEMMEPIMQKIIDQEALSCANKVCKVKPAALGEQIGDYAALSVAANLTD, from the coding sequence ATGAAAGAGAACATGTTAGGAATTGACGTAGGAGGCACCAAATGTGCCATCATCTACGGTATCAAAGAAAACGACGAGCTACATATCATCGACAAAAAGAAGTTTGACACGACAACAGTCGACGAAACAATAGCAAGAATCCTCTGTGAGACCGAAAAGATGATGCAACTCCATCAACTAACCCCCACTAACACAAAAGCGATTGGAATCTGTTGCGGAGGTCCCCTCAACAGTGAAACAGGTATTGTCATGTCACCTCCTAACCTGCCGGGATGGGACAACATTCCCATTGTGGAAATGGTAGAGAAAAGAATGGGTGTTAAAACCAGCTTACATAATGACGCCAATGCCTGTGCGTTAGCCGAATGGAAATTCGGGGCAGGAAAAGGAACTAAGAATATGGTCTTTCTCACATTCGGTACGGGATTGGGAGCAGGATTAATATTGAATGGCAAACTGTATACAGGCACCAATGACAACGCCGGAGAACTGGGACATATCCGTCTGTCCGATTTCGGTCCTGTAGGATATGGCAAGAAAGGTTCTTTTGAGGGATTTGCCAGTGGTGGAGGCATTGCGCAACTCTCCAAGATGTATGTTATGGAGAAATTACAAACCGGACAGAAAGTTGAATGGTGCACTTTACAGGAACTAGACCAGCTTACCGCACGGAAAGTAGCTGAAGAAGCCGCAAAAGGTGACAAATTAGCCCAAAGCATATACGAAACATCTGCCATTTACCTGGGAAAAGGATTATCCATGGTGATCGATATATTAAATCCGGAAGTCATTGTGATAGGTGGTATCTATACCCGGAATAAAGAAATGATGGAACCCATCATGCAAAAGATCATCGATCAGGAGGCATTATCCTGTGCAAACAAAGTATGTAAAGTAAAACCGGCTGCCTTGGGAGAACAGATAGGAGATTATGCTGCTCTTTCTGTGGCCGCCAACTTAACCGATTAA
- a CDS encoding glycoside hydrolase family 2 protein has product MKKISTLIFLILLTYTSDTFADSGKSISLNGTWELSYWLQPEEPVTSPKDMQLVETRHLPAQVPGNVELDLMAANLIKDPMIGSNVNDLRKWEGYQWCYSKSFVAPQIESGQHYQLFFAGIDCLADIWLNGKHIGKAENMMIEHAFDVTKEIKAGESNQLQVILRSSVIEGQKHMLGTFSIGNFPSEESVFIRKAPHTYGWDILPRLVSAGLWRDVELRILNPVRLTDVHYMVANVDTATRNVRLYTDVQVKLPFDKFDKVKAVYTLSRHGKEVYKGSSIVASPAFRYIMEIKNADLWWPRGYGEPALYDAKVELVDSDGTILSTDNKRVGLRTIQLDITDINLPPDHPGKFCFIVNGEPIFIHGTNWVPMDALHSRDHSFIDESIRMAAELNCNMIRCWGGNVYEDHHFFDLCDENGIMVWQDFTMGCTFYPQRTSFTQALEKEAISVVCKLRNHPSLVLWSGNNEDDCALRWSLQPFNINPNHDVVSRKVLPAVIYEFDPTRPYLPSSPYYSQAVYEKGSADQYLPENHLWGPRGYYKDKFYTDATCCFVSEIGYHGCPNLESLQKMMTKDAVYPWTKNHEWNDEWVTKSVRRFPEWGKTFDRNNLMINQVRLLFGEVPSKLDDFIFASQSVQAEAMKYFIEMWRGKKFDDKTGIIWWNLRDGWPVISDAIVDYYNSKKMAYYFIKNVQQDVCVLINDAEDGNYPLIATNDTRSVQSGNVTVTDASSGRKIYEGTFRIPANEKVKIASLPEKSGQGIYLIQYQIGNQKFMNHYLYGKAPFSLKEYKRLLQKTGLYAKK; this is encoded by the coding sequence ATGAAGAAGATTAGTACACTAATATTTTTGATACTTCTCACTTACACAAGTGATACTTTTGCCGATTCCGGTAAATCCATCTCCTTAAACGGGACATGGGAGCTCTCCTATTGGCTACAACCTGAAGAACCTGTAACTTCTCCAAAAGACATGCAACTCGTTGAAACGAGGCATTTACCGGCCCAGGTTCCCGGTAATGTGGAACTGGATTTAATGGCTGCCAACTTAATCAAAGATCCAATGATTGGCAGTAATGTAAACGACCTACGTAAATGGGAAGGCTATCAATGGTGTTATTCCAAATCATTCGTAGCCCCACAAATTGAGTCAGGCCAACATTACCAACTCTTTTTTGCCGGAATAGACTGCCTGGCTGACATCTGGTTAAATGGGAAACATATTGGCAAAGCAGAAAATATGATGATTGAACATGCTTTCGATGTAACTAAGGAAATAAAAGCAGGAGAAAGCAATCAACTTCAAGTAATACTCCGTTCATCTGTTATCGAAGGACAAAAACACATGCTAGGAACATTCAGTATTGGAAACTTTCCTTCTGAAGAATCCGTATTCATCAGAAAAGCTCCGCACACTTATGGATGGGATATCCTGCCACGCTTAGTCAGCGCTGGTTTATGGAGAGATGTCGAGCTGCGCATATTGAATCCGGTACGTCTCACAGATGTCCATTATATGGTCGCTAACGTGGACACTGCCACCCGGAATGTCCGCTTGTATACAGATGTACAAGTGAAATTACCCTTCGACAAATTCGATAAAGTAAAAGCCGTATATACATTAAGCCGCCATGGGAAAGAAGTCTATAAAGGAAGTTCTATTGTTGCTTCCCCGGCATTCCGGTATATAATGGAAATCAAGAATGCAGACTTATGGTGGCCGAGAGGGTATGGAGAGCCTGCTTTATATGACGCCAAAGTAGAGTTGGTGGATTCCGACGGAACAATTCTGTCTACTGACAATAAGCGGGTAGGTCTTCGTACAATCCAACTGGACATTACAGATATCAACCTGCCACCGGATCATCCGGGTAAATTCTGCTTCATTGTCAATGGAGAACCTATTTTTATCCACGGAACCAACTGGGTGCCAATGGATGCACTCCATAGCCGGGATCATTCTTTTATAGACGAGTCTATCCGCATGGCCGCAGAGCTAAACTGCAATATGATACGTTGCTGGGGAGGCAATGTGTATGAAGATCATCATTTCTTTGATTTATGTGATGAAAACGGTATTATGGTATGGCAGGATTTCACGATGGGATGTACTTTCTATCCTCAACGCACCTCATTCACACAAGCATTGGAAAAAGAAGCCATTTCCGTCGTATGCAAATTACGCAATCATCCGTCACTGGTCTTATGGTCGGGAAATAATGAAGACGATTGTGCACTACGCTGGTCTTTACAACCATTTAATATTAACCCGAATCACGATGTAGTAAGCCGTAAAGTGCTTCCGGCTGTTATATATGAGTTTGACCCTACACGCCCTTATCTTCCCAGTTCTCCTTACTACAGTCAGGCTGTATACGAAAAAGGAAGTGCCGATCAGTATTTACCGGAGAACCACTTATGGGGACCTAGGGGGTATTATAAAGATAAATTCTATACAGATGCTACTTGCTGCTTTGTCAGCGAAATCGGTTATCATGGCTGTCCGAATCTCGAAAGTCTACAGAAAATGATGACGAAGGATGCCGTATATCCCTGGACAAAGAATCATGAATGGAATGACGAATGGGTTACTAAATCCGTACGCAGATTCCCGGAATGGGGAAAGACATTCGACCGTAACAATCTCATGATTAACCAGGTACGCTTGCTTTTCGGTGAAGTTCCTTCCAAACTGGACGATTTCATATTCGCTTCTCAATCAGTACAGGCAGAAGCTATGAAATATTTCATAGAGATGTGGCGTGGAAAGAAATTCGACGATAAGACCGGTATTATCTGGTGGAATCTACGGGACGGCTGGCCAGTAATCTCTGATGCAATTGTTGACTATTACAATTCAAAGAAGATGGCATATTATTTCATCAAAAATGTTCAGCAAGACGTTTGTGTACTGATCAATGATGCAGAAGACGGAAATTATCCACTGATAGCAACCAATGATACACGCAGTGTACAAAGTGGAAATGTAACAGTAACAGACGCCTCCTCCGGTCGCAAAATCTACGAAGGCACCTTCCGTATCCCAGCTAATGAAAAGGTTAAAATAGCCTCACTGCCAGAAAAAAGCGGTCAGGGAATCTATCTGATTCAATACCAAATCGGTAATCAGAAATTCATGAACCACTACCTCTACGGTAAAGCTCCTTTCAGCCTGAAAGAATACAAGCGATTGTTACAAAAAACAGGATTATACGCTAAAAAATAA
- a CDS encoding family 78 glycoside hydrolase catalytic domain, protein MKLQIKSEKHMLALLGLLVWACNSNNIDIENMRCEYQAAPMGIDSPAPRFTWNYTTSNEDETEFSQNSYQLCIATREQDLGNSSENSWQSDTIYSGIPYAIYQGAKKLKPRTRYYWQVTAWDKTGNHKITSPISSFETAQINQSDWTGVWITDNHDKDYPSAPMLRKSFTTQEKIQQARLYVSAAAYYKMTLNGQPVTSSHLNPGFTHYDKRNLYNTYDVTSLLHTGENVLSAVLGNGFYNEAAPVATWSYEQARWRNRPRMICEMHISYTNGEEQIITSDSSWKTATGPYAQNNIYSGDTYDARLAIAGWNKPGFDDSKWTNAIQVDAPSPLLISQNMPAIATEQFISPVNMRSFGDTVYVYDFGVNMSGVCTLSINGEKGTKVDLQHGELLKDNGRLEMRNLDIYYKPLPGLAFQTDTYILDGEQGTFTPDFTYHGFQYVEVRSDRPVKLTKESLTAQFIHTAVPPTGNFSCSNELLNKIWKAANQSYLSNLMSIPTDCPQREKNGWTADAHITMDLGLLNFDGITFYEKWLDDMVDNQNEEGRISGIIPSSGWGYDDWIGPVWDAAMFIVPMSIYHYYGDTRSIEKIWPVCVKYLDYLAGREDTEGTVTYGIGDWVFYQTQTPTAFTTTCYYYLDHLYMAKFAELIGKDGNRYAKKAEELKALINQKYFDQSKAIYANGSQAAQGVALYLGIVPKEYEQQVADNLSMMIKANNNLLDFGVLGSKTVLRMLSKHGYADLAYQMAAQEEAPSWGNWIKQGFTTLGETWILSPEFRDASVNHMFLGDVNAWMYNVLAGINYDEQEPGFKHILIQPHFVKGLDWVKAEYKSVNGIIRSEWERKGEQVILKVTIPVNTNATVECNGKKIDLGSGKHQLTF, encoded by the coding sequence ATGAAGCTCCAAATTAAAAGTGAAAAACACATGCTGGCTCTATTAGGACTTCTTGTATGGGCATGTAACAGCAATAATATTGATATTGAAAATATGCGATGTGAATACCAAGCCGCTCCGATGGGCATTGATTCACCGGCACCACGTTTTACCTGGAATTACACAACCAGCAATGAAGATGAGACAGAGTTTTCTCAAAATAGTTACCAACTATGTATCGCCACCCGGGAACAAGATCTGGGAAACTCATCTGAGAATAGCTGGCAATCCGACACAATCTACTCTGGTATTCCTTATGCGATCTATCAAGGAGCAAAAAAACTAAAACCCAGAACTCGTTATTATTGGCAAGTAACAGCATGGGACAAGACAGGAAACCATAAAATAACCTCTCCCATATCCAGTTTTGAAACTGCCCAGATCAATCAAAGTGACTGGACAGGAGTATGGATTACTGATAATCACGATAAAGACTACCCTTCAGCACCCATGCTCCGCAAATCGTTTACCACTCAAGAGAAAATACAGCAGGCAAGATTGTATGTAAGTGCAGCAGCATATTATAAAATGACACTAAATGGCCAGCCGGTAACGTCTTCACATCTCAACCCGGGTTTTACTCATTACGATAAAAGAAATCTATATAATACATACGATGTAACCTCACTACTACATACAGGAGAGAACGTACTATCTGCAGTACTTGGAAACGGATTTTACAACGAAGCAGCTCCTGTAGCAACATGGAGCTATGAACAAGCCCGCTGGCGTAACCGCCCGAGAATGATCTGTGAAATGCATATTTCATACACAAACGGAGAAGAACAGATTATCACTTCAGACTCCAGTTGGAAGACCGCCACTGGTCCCTATGCGCAAAACAACATTTATAGTGGTGACACGTATGATGCGCGTCTTGCAATTGCCGGATGGAATAAACCGGGTTTTGATGACTCTAAATGGACGAACGCAATTCAGGTAGATGCTCCTTCTCCCCTACTGATATCACAGAACATGCCCGCTATTGCGACTGAACAATTTATCTCCCCGGTCAATATGCGTTCTTTTGGTGATACAGTTTATGTATATGATTTCGGAGTTAACATGTCAGGAGTCTGTACACTTTCTATCAATGGTGAAAAAGGGACTAAAGTCGACCTGCAACACGGCGAATTATTAAAAGATAACGGACGCCTGGAAATGCGCAACCTAGATATTTATTATAAACCATTGCCTGGTCTTGCATTTCAGACAGACACTTATATATTAGACGGAGAACAGGGTACATTCACTCCCGATTTCACATATCATGGGTTTCAATATGTAGAAGTACGTTCAGACCGCCCAGTGAAACTAACAAAGGAAAGTTTAACAGCGCAATTTATACATACGGCTGTTCCCCCTACCGGCAACTTCAGCTGCTCTAATGAGTTATTAAATAAAATATGGAAAGCGGCCAACCAATCATACTTATCAAACCTGATGAGCATCCCGACCGATTGCCCCCAAAGAGAGAAAAACGGATGGACAGCCGACGCACATATAACAATGGATCTAGGATTACTGAACTTTGACGGCATTACTTTCTATGAAAAATGGCTCGATGATATGGTCGACAATCAGAATGAAGAAGGACGTATCTCCGGAATCATTCCTAGCTCCGGATGGGGTTATGATGACTGGATAGGACCTGTATGGGATGCTGCAATGTTTATCGTCCCCATGTCAATCTACCATTATTATGGAGATACCAGAAGTATTGAAAAAATATGGCCTGTATGCGTCAAATACCTTGATTATCTTGCCGGACGCGAAGATACGGAAGGAACCGTAACTTATGGAATCGGTGATTGGGTATTCTACCAAACGCAAACTCCTACAGCATTCACGACTACCTGCTATTATTATTTAGACCATCTTTATATGGCTAAATTTGCAGAACTCATAGGAAAAGATGGAAATCGCTACGCAAAAAAAGCAGAGGAGTTGAAAGCACTTATCAACCAGAAATATTTCGACCAATCAAAAGCGATTTATGCCAATGGCTCCCAAGCAGCACAGGGAGTTGCCTTATACCTTGGAATCGTGCCGAAAGAATATGAGCAGCAAGTCGCAGACAATCTCTCAATGATGATAAAAGCCAATAACAATCTTCTCGATTTTGGAGTCTTAGGCAGTAAAACAGTTCTGCGAATGCTTTCTAAACATGGATATGCTGACTTGGCTTATCAGATGGCTGCGCAAGAAGAGGCTCCTTCCTGGGGCAACTGGATAAAACAGGGATTCACTACGCTGGGAGAAACATGGATACTCTCACCCGAATTTAGAGATGCTTCTGTGAATCATATGTTTTTGGGAGACGTTAATGCATGGATGTATAATGTGTTGGCGGGTATTAATTATGACGAGCAAGAGCCCGGCTTTAAACATATTCTTATCCAACCCCACTTCGTAAAAGGTCTTGACTGGGTAAAAGCAGAATATAAATCTGTAAATGGAATCATCCGTTCTGAATGGGAACGTAAAGGGGAGCAGGTGATTCTTAAAGTTACAATCCCGGTGAATACAAATGCAACAGTAGAATGTAATGGTAAAAAGATAGATTTAGGATCAGGAAAACATCAGCTAACATTTTAA
- a CDS encoding LacI family DNA-binding transcriptional regulator — protein MKTSLKDIAETLKLSKTTVSWVLSGKGDEKGISLATQEKVFQCAKQLNYQPNLLARSLNTGISGTIGLIIPDITDSFYSKVARSIEMEAEAQGYSLMICSSESEIERENRMIRLFKAKQVDGIIVAPTKVSKIEIQNLVKEGYPLVLFDRYFPEMQTNYIIIDNEGSSYELVKRMIDNGSSKIAIITTNPHLRTMNMRREGYARALIEANLPVDPDLYGEVTFVDYEENVFKALDQIFSKVPDVDGFFFTTHILALEAFRYFYEKGININKGYELACIHGVSAFRVLAPNMNIARMPIEEIGKNAVRILLGDIKYRLENSSGKREVETLVLPCSLP, from the coding sequence ATGAAAACATCCCTTAAAGACATAGCAGAAACATTAAAATTATCCAAGACTACAGTCTCTTGGGTACTTTCTGGCAAAGGGGATGAAAAAGGCATCAGTCTCGCCACACAAGAAAAAGTATTTCAATGTGCCAAGCAGCTCAACTACCAACCTAACTTACTGGCCAGAAGCCTGAATACAGGTATATCAGGCACTATCGGGCTAATTATACCGGATATTACAGACTCTTTTTATTCCAAAGTTGCCCGCTCTATAGAAATGGAAGCGGAAGCACAAGGCTACTCACTAATGATTTGTAGCTCTGAGTCTGAAATAGAAAGAGAAAACAGGATGATCCGATTATTCAAGGCGAAACAAGTGGACGGAATCATAGTAGCCCCCACAAAAGTTTCTAAAATTGAAATACAGAATTTAGTCAAGGAGGGTTATCCACTGGTCTTATTCGACCGTTACTTTCCTGAGATGCAGACAAACTACATCATTATTGACAATGAAGGCAGCAGTTACGAGTTGGTTAAAAGGATGATCGATAATGGATCATCCAAAATAGCTATTATCACAACAAACCCCCATCTCCGCACAATGAACATGAGACGGGAAGGGTATGCCAGAGCTTTAATCGAAGCTAATCTGCCCGTTGACCCTGATCTATATGGAGAAGTGACTTTTGTGGATTATGAAGAGAATGTTTTCAAAGCATTAGATCAGATTTTCAGCAAAGTACCCGATGTAGACGGGTTCTTTTTCACAACACATATCTTAGCTTTGGAAGCCTTCCGCTACTTTTATGAAAAAGGAATCAATATAAATAAAGGATATGAACTAGCTTGTATTCATGGAGTATCTGCATTCCGTGTCTTAGCCCCCAATATGAACATCGCAAGAATGCCAATAGAGGAGATTGGTAAAAATGCTGTAAGAATCCTACTTGGCGATATCAAATATCGCCTAGAAAATTCCAGTGGAAAGAGAGAAGTAGAAACACTTGTCCTGCCGTGCTCATTACCTTAA